The Bernardetia litoralis DSM 6794 genome includes a window with the following:
- the cmk gene encoding (d)CMP kinase, with translation MAQNKNSNTIIIAIDGYSGCGKSSTAKAVASRLGYAYIDTGAMYRAVTLYFYRHKVDHLSKGQVRKALTSILLEFKFDEATKSSHIYLNGENIESLIRQMHISERVSQVSTIAEVRHFLVAQQRLMGTKKGIVMDGRDIGTVVFPQAELKVFMTAQVPVRALRRQKELEGLGQQVKLSEIINNLEKRDLIDSTRQESPLRKAEDAIEIDTTDLEFEEQVKKVLELMKEPQSM, from the coding sequence ATGGCTCAAAACAAAAATTCTAATACCATCATTATTGCTATTGATGGTTATTCTGGTTGTGGTAAAAGCAGTACTGCAAAGGCTGTTGCTTCTCGTTTGGGGTATGCTTATATTGATACAGGAGCAATGTACAGAGCCGTAACTCTTTATTTTTATCGTCATAAAGTTGATCATCTTAGTAAAGGACAAGTCAGAAAAGCACTTACTTCTATTTTATTAGAGTTTAAGTTTGATGAAGCGACTAAAAGTAGTCATATTTATTTGAATGGTGAAAATATAGAATCTCTAATTCGTCAAATGCACATTTCAGAACGAGTAAGTCAGGTTAGTACGATTGCTGAAGTACGTCATTTTTTGGTTGCCCAACAGCGTTTGATGGGAACTAAAAAAGGAATTGTAATGGACGGAAGAGATATAGGAACTGTCGTTTTTCCACAAGCAGAATTAAAAGTATTTATGACTGCACAAGTTCCTGTTAGGGCTTTACGTCGCCAAAAAGAATTAGAAGGATTAGGACAACAGGTAAAACTTTCTGAGATTATTAATAATCTTGAAAAAAGAGATTTGATAGACTCTACTCGTCAGGAAAGTCCACTCCGAAAAGCAGAAGATGCCATTGAAATTGATACTACCGATTTGGAGTTTGAAGAGCAGGTAAAAAAAGTACTTGAATTAATGAAAGAACCTCAATCTATGTAA
- a CDS encoding NAD-dependent epimerase/dehydratase family protein: MNVTEKQMIDKNQSTHTIIGNGLIGGAFKENPARESIHSVVIFASGVSNSLEIAPKPFLREKKLLESVLENKKKLKKFIYFSTLSVYDKTKQDAAYIKHKLKLEETIRQECQNYLIIRVPNIIGKGGNPTTLLNYLITSVLNKTEIKVFKNAYRNFIDVEDLVKVVTQFIVADISNTTIDLLHPISYSMVEVISCIEKHVNLTSNSVYVEQGYDYFPTLNQLVHSTFQKSNINMRKDYLSQILAKYY; encoded by the coding sequence ATGAACGTAACAGAAAAGCAGATGATAGATAAAAATCAATCTACACATACAATAATAGGAAACGGATTGATAGGTGGTGCGTTTAAAGAAAACCCTGCTAGAGAGTCTATACATTCAGTAGTCATATTTGCTTCTGGAGTTTCAAATTCTTTAGAAATAGCTCCAAAACCTTTTTTAAGAGAAAAAAAACTCCTTGAAAGTGTATTGGAGAATAAAAAAAAATTGAAAAAATTTATATATTTTAGTACATTATCTGTTTATGATAAAACTAAACAAGATGCTGCCTATATCAAACATAAATTAAAGCTAGAGGAAACTATTAGACAGGAATGTCAAAATTATCTCATCATACGTGTTCCTAATATTATAGGAAAGGGAGGAAATCCTACTACTTTACTCAACTATTTGATTACTTCTGTTCTAAATAAAACAGAGATAAAGGTATTCAAAAATGCGTATCGTAATTTTATAGATGTAGAAGATTTAGTAAAGGTAGTAACACAATTTATTGTTGCTGATATTTCTAATACCACTATTGATTTATTGCATCCTATTTCATATTCTATGGTAGAAGTAATAAGTTGTATAGAAAAACATGTAAATTTGACATCAAATTCAGTTTATGTAGAGCAAGGATATGATTATTTTCCTACATTAAACCAGTTGGTACATTCAACTTTTCAAAAGAGTAATATCAATATGAGAAAAGATTATTTGAGTCAAATTTTAGCAAAATATTATTAA